A part of Candidatus Deferrimicrobium borealis genomic DNA contains:
- the ccsA gene encoding cytochrome c biogenesis protein CcsA codes for MEGVHLILFWLALVSYGAEAGFRLAGVAPASVWKSPVFVGVLLHAAFLWMRWGLSGRAPMAGLFESLTVFSFCCAVAGLVLCRAGETAAAWKPLSILVLLPQAGAALIDKRMTPLYPALDTPWFASHVGLSFLGYGFFAAGLSLGIVYLRGGEDAVYRAAGKSALFGFSAFSAGMVCGGIWAYYAWGSYWIWTPKEIWSVIVWIYFATLTHLKFIPAQEGWPGWTKRLEMGATAAGYGVVLLTFLGVSLLLRSSHSFR; via the coding sequence TTGGAAGGCGTTCACCTCATCCTTTTCTGGCTCGCCCTGGTCTCGTACGGCGCGGAGGCGGGGTTCCGCCTCGCCGGGGTCGCGCCCGCATCCGTGTGGAAGAGCCCGGTGTTCGTCGGCGTCCTCCTTCACGCCGCGTTCCTCTGGATGCGGTGGGGCCTGTCGGGCCGTGCCCCGATGGCGGGGCTGTTCGAGTCGCTGACCGTCTTCTCCTTCTGTTGCGCGGTCGCGGGGCTGGTCCTTTGCCGCGCCGGGGAGACGGCGGCGGCGTGGAAACCGCTCTCGATTCTCGTACTGCTTCCGCAAGCCGGGGCGGCGCTGATCGACAAGCGGATGACACCCCTTTATCCCGCGCTCGACACGCCGTGGTTCGCCTCCCATGTCGGCCTTTCCTTCCTCGGGTACGGCTTTTTCGCGGCGGGGCTCTCGCTGGGGATCGTCTACCTGCGGGGCGGGGAAGATGCCGTCTACCGTGCGGCGGGGAAATCCGCGCTCTTCGGTTTCTCCGCCTTCTCCGCCGGGATGGTGTGCGGGGGGATCTGGGCGTACTACGCCTGGGGCTCGTACTGGATCTGGACGCCGAAGGAGATCTGGTCCGTGATCGTCTGGATCTACTTCGCGACACTGACGCATCTCAAGTTCATCCCCGCGCAGGAGGGGTGGCCCGGGTGGACGAAGCGGCTTGAGATGGGCGCCACCGCGGCGGGGTACGGCGTCGTCCTGCTCACCTTCCTCGGCGTCAGCCTGCTGCTGCGCAGCTCCCACTCTTTCCGATGA
- a CDS encoding cytochrome c biogenesis protein ResB translates to MTALWRVLTSLKTCAWAGLVFCVAGAVGSVVMGRYPELFADMDAQVFAGWFARKGFAEPAPTLWLYGLLLATALLAVNAACCTVDRLVQIFRGTFAVRRLLPHVMHLAFLGVILSHLVSAVYGDRIPGVAIPQGGFAPVGGTGWVLRLDRFDAVMAPQGYPIDFSATVTLFRDMSPVARGVVRTNAPLFHEGYGIYIRNFGTTPWGAPYAVFDANRDPGASAILAASLLFTAANLLYLFPSGRNDDA, encoded by the coding sequence ATGACGGCACTTTGGCGGGTTCTCACCTCCCTCAAGACGTGCGCATGGGCGGGGCTGGTCTTCTGCGTCGCCGGTGCGGTCGGCTCCGTCGTGATGGGGCGGTATCCGGAACTGTTCGCCGACATGGACGCGCAGGTCTTCGCGGGGTGGTTCGCCCGCAAGGGATTCGCGGAACCGGCGCCGACGCTCTGGTTATACGGCCTGTTGCTCGCCACCGCCCTGCTCGCGGTGAACGCGGCGTGCTGCACGGTCGATCGACTGGTGCAGATCTTCCGGGGGACGTTCGCGGTCCGCCGCCTCCTGCCGCACGTGATGCACCTCGCCTTCCTCGGCGTGATCCTGTCCCACCTCGTCAGCGCGGTGTACGGGGACCGGATCCCCGGCGTGGCGATCCCGCAGGGCGGATTCGCCCCGGTGGGCGGCACGGGGTGGGTGCTGCGGCTGGACCGGTTCGACGCGGTGATGGCGCCCCAGGGGTACCCGATCGATTTCTCCGCCACGGTCACGCTGTTCCGCGACATGTCCCCGGTGGCGCGGGGCGTCGTGCGGACGAACGCGCCGCTCTTCCACGAGGGGTACGGGATCTACATCAGGAATTTCGGGACCACGCCATGGGGCGCCCCCTACGCCGTCTTCGACGCGAACCGCGACCCCGGGGCATCGGCGATCCTCGCCGCCTCGCTGCTGTTCACCGCCGCGAACCTGCTGTACCTCTTCCCCTCCGGGAGGAACGATGATGCGTAA
- a CDS encoding LD-carboxypeptidase, with product MMRKPLPLRTGDVIAVFAPAGPVDARRLARGIARLSAAGFVPEIADGVLAAEGYLAGGDAHRARQVEWALTLPEARAVMAARGGYGTTRILPRIDWKKAIRRRKLIVGFSDMTAVLSYLSTRLGFPCLHGPMAAADLALRFDPRALDAFARLAAGEVSPREPWGEPMERIRGGASEGVLAGGCLSVLTALLGTPYEPDFRGALLFLEDVGEPAYRIDRMLTQWVQSGRLSKIAAIVVGTMAPVRGESIDDLRRLFHDAGKRLAVPVRYGFPAGHAGKNVALPFGVRARIDAKGRLFLLESPVEAG from the coding sequence ATGATGCGTAAGCCGTTGCCGCTGCGAACGGGGGACGTGATCGCCGTCTTCGCCCCCGCGGGGCCCGTCGACGCGCGACGCCTCGCCCGGGGGATCGCCCGCCTGTCCGCGGCGGGGTTCGTTCCCGAGATCGCCGACGGCGTGCTCGCGGCCGAGGGGTACCTCGCCGGGGGCGACGCGCACCGGGCGCGCCAGGTCGAATGGGCGCTGACCCTCCCCGAGGCCCGGGCGGTGATGGCGGCGCGCGGCGGCTACGGCACGACGCGCATCCTCCCCCGCATCGACTGGAAGAAGGCGATCCGGCGACGGAAGCTGATCGTCGGCTTCAGCGACATGACCGCGGTCCTCTCGTACCTCTCGACGCGTCTCGGTTTTCCTTGTCTTCACGGGCCGATGGCGGCGGCCGATCTCGCCTTGCGGTTCGACCCCCGGGCGCTCGACGCCTTCGCCCGCCTCGCGGCGGGGGAGGTCTCCCCGCGGGAGCCGTGGGGGGAGCCGATGGAGCGGATCCGCGGAGGGGCGTCGGAAGGGGTGCTGGCCGGCGGGTGCCTCTCCGTGCTCACGGCGCTCCTCGGGACGCCGTACGAGCCCGATTTCCGCGGCGCGCTGCTCTTTCTCGAAGACGTGGGGGAGCCCGCCTACCGGATCGACCGGATGCTGACGCAGTGGGTCCAGTCCGGGCGGCTCTCGAAGATCGCCGCGATCGTGGTGGGAACGATGGCGCCGGTGCGCGGCGAGTCGATCGATGACCTCCGGCGCCTCTTTCACGATGCCGGGAAGCGGCTCGCCGTCCCCGTCCGGTACGGGTTTCCCGCCGGCCACGCGGGGAAAAACGTCGCCTTGCCGTTCGGGGTGCGGGCGCGGATCGACGCGAAGGGCCGCCTCTTCCTGCTGGAGTCCCCGGTGGAGGCGGGGTGA
- a CDS encoding beta-lactamase family protein: MTAAAGENPGFREAADLLDAGVVEGAYAAAVLLVGRDDEVLFERSAGYARAASLFDIASLTKPLTAALFLALSQEGHLSPDGIAAEVLPFTSPDPRAREIRFAHLLAHTSGLPAWLPLYEKVAAAETEDGRPRPGTAEGHDRILSEVLSLPLSRDPGAGWEYSDIGFMLLGRAIEVAGFHSLDRLLASMVTGPLGMRETRYLPLAALSECETGRLIPTGWSEVRQREKVGEVDDENAAAMGGVAGHAGLFSTAGDLFLFAREIVRARKGEGRVLTRPSAVGMTTRVARPSGCPRTLGFDTPTPPHSSPIGDSPGNAPHSQAGERAPSDAVGHLGYTGCSLWIDPVRGISVILLTNRVVFGSGNRKLSALRPRIHDAVWKGIAG; encoded by the coding sequence GTGACGGCCGCCGCCGGAGAGAATCCGGGTTTCCGGGAGGCCGCGGACCTCCTCGACGCGGGGGTCGTCGAGGGGGCGTACGCCGCCGCGGTCCTCCTGGTGGGGCGGGACGACGAGGTCCTCTTCGAGCGGTCCGCCGGGTACGCCCGGGCGGCGTCGCTGTTCGACATCGCCTCCCTCACCAAGCCGCTCACGGCCGCCCTCTTCCTCGCCCTGTCGCAGGAAGGACACCTTTCCCCCGACGGCATCGCCGCGGAGGTCCTCCCGTTCACGTCGCCCGACCCGAGGGCCCGGGAGATCCGGTTCGCGCACCTCCTTGCCCACACGTCCGGGCTTCCCGCCTGGCTCCCCCTGTACGAGAAGGTGGCGGCCGCGGAAACGGAGGATGGAAGACCGCGGCCCGGAACGGCGGAGGGGCACGATCGCATTCTCTCCGAGGTCCTCTCCCTCCCGCTGTCGCGCGACCCCGGGGCCGGCTGGGAATACAGCGACATCGGGTTCATGCTGCTCGGCCGTGCGATCGAGGTCGCGGGATTCCATTCCCTCGACCGGCTGCTCGCTTCGATGGTCACCGGCCCGCTCGGGATGCGGGAGACCCGGTACCTTCCCCTTGCCGCGCTCAGCGAGTGCGAAACGGGGCGGCTGATCCCGACCGGGTGGTCGGAGGTCCGGCAGCGCGAGAAGGTCGGGGAGGTGGATGACGAGAACGCGGCGGCGATGGGCGGCGTGGCCGGGCACGCGGGGCTCTTCTCCACCGCCGGGGACCTGTTCCTGTTCGCCCGGGAGATCGTGCGGGCCCGCAAGGGGGAGGGGCGCGTGCTGACCCGCCCTTCCGCCGTCGGGATGACCACGCGGGTCGCGCGGCCATCGGGGTGCCCGAGGACGCTGGGGTTCGACACCCCCACGCCGCCGCATTCGTCCCCGATAGGGGACTCCCCGGGAAATGCGCCGCATTCACAGGCCGGGGAACGCGCCCCGTCCGACGCCGTCGGGCACCTCGGCTACACCGGCTGCTCCCTGTGGATCGATCCGGTCCGGGGGATCTCGGTGATCCTGCTGACGAACCGCGTGGTGTTCGGGAGCGGCAACCGGAAGCTGTCGGCGCTTCGCCCCCGGATCCACGACGCCGTCTGGAAGGGGATCGCCGGTTGA
- a CDS encoding UDP-N-acetylmuramate--L-alanine ligase, protein MKNVHLIAACGVGMASLAGMLKEKGFRVTGSDANVYPPMSTQLESLGIRIASPYAAENIPPDADLVVVGNAVSRGNPEAEEAARRGVPTLSMPQAVARFFIGERDSIVVAGTHGKTTTTSLAAWSLFDLGADPSFLVGGVPKNFPVSYRLGHGRHFVIEGDEYDTAYFDKGPKFLHYRPRIVLLTSVEFDHADIYRDLDHVRESFRRLAAIVPPDGLLVACADYPDVVAVAGEARCPVIFYATRDGALPGGEEETSWAVRGTGESGGMTGFRMEGAGRSLDFRFPLPGLHNAANAAGVAIVLLRLGFLPAGIARTFERFAGIRRRQEVVGEFGGILVVDDFAHHPTAVRETLRAVRARYPDRRIVAVFEPRSNTSRRKVFQREFTAALSGADEVVLAGVFGVEKIPPGERLSPEEVAAELRASGRPAHVIPEVDGIVSRLSETCRPGDLVLIMSNGGFGGIQAKLAAALSI, encoded by the coding sequence TTGAAGAACGTCCACCTGATCGCGGCGTGCGGCGTGGGGATGGCCTCCCTGGCGGGGATGCTGAAGGAGAAGGGGTTCCGGGTCACCGGCTCCGACGCGAACGTCTACCCGCCGATGAGCACCCAGCTCGAGAGCCTCGGCATCCGGATCGCCTCGCCGTACGCGGCGGAGAACATCCCGCCGGACGCGGATCTGGTCGTCGTGGGGAACGCGGTGTCGCGGGGGAACCCGGAGGCGGAGGAGGCGGCGCGGCGCGGCGTGCCGACGCTGTCGATGCCCCAGGCGGTCGCGCGCTTCTTCATCGGGGAGCGGGATTCGATCGTCGTGGCGGGGACGCACGGGAAGACGACGACCACGTCGCTCGCCGCCTGGTCCCTCTTCGACCTCGGGGCCGACCCGTCGTTCCTCGTCGGCGGGGTGCCGAAGAACTTCCCCGTGAGCTACCGGCTCGGGCACGGCCGGCACTTCGTGATCGAGGGGGACGAGTACGACACCGCGTATTTCGACAAGGGGCCGAAGTTCCTCCACTACCGGCCCCGGATCGTCCTGCTCACGAGCGTCGAGTTCGACCACGCCGACATCTACCGGGACCTCGACCACGTGCGGGAGTCGTTCCGCAGGCTGGCGGCGATCGTCCCCCCCGACGGCCTGCTCGTGGCGTGCGCGGACTACCCGGACGTCGTCGCGGTGGCGGGGGAGGCCCGCTGCCCGGTGATCTTCTACGCGACCCGGGACGGTGCGCTTCCGGGGGGAGAGGAGGAAACGTCGTGGGCGGTCCGGGGGACCGGGGAGTCCGGCGGGATGACCGGCTTCCGCATGGAGGGGGCGGGGCGCTCCCTCGACTTCCGCTTCCCCCTGCCGGGGCTGCACAACGCGGCCAACGCGGCGGGGGTCGCGATCGTCCTGCTGCGCCTCGGGTTCCTCCCGGCGGGGATCGCCCGGACGTTCGAGCGGTTCGCGGGGATCCGGCGGCGGCAGGAGGTGGTCGGCGAGTTCGGCGGGATCCTCGTGGTCGACGACTTCGCGCACCACCCGACGGCGGTCCGGGAGACGCTCCGGGCGGTCCGCGCCCGGTACCCGGATCGACGGATCGTGGCGGTCTTCGAGCCCCGGTCGAACACCAGCCGGCGGAAGGTCTTCCAGCGGGAGTTCACCGCGGCCCTTTCCGGGGCGGACGAGGTGGTCCTCGCCGGGGTGTTCGGGGTGGAGAAGATCCCGCCCGGGGAGCGGCTTTCCCCGGAGGAGGTGGCGGCGGAGTTGCGCGCCTCCGGGCGCCCCGCGCACGTCATCCCCGAGGTGGACGGGATCGTCTCCCGCCTCTCGGAAACGTGCCGTCCCGGGGATCTGGTCCTGATCATGTCGAACGGCGGCTTCGGGGGGATCCAGGCAAAGCTCGCCGCCGCCCTTTCCATTTGA
- a CDS encoding VCBS repeat-containing protein gives MARAVLAAILLVSSVLASPVPASAAGYPRRIAIAPFASLTKEDIGGTVAVLPRLLASRLMALAGADVLLLPAGGKSPEEAAREAKYPLLLQGTVSKLGKGYSIDAAATDLSTGRSAGAFFTAAATEDDIIAQLGVLSGEIAEKLFDVQGAVRAVSPAPPPAAPAPTLPVPLAVGAAPSAPSPQAAPAAAASPPAPVPTTLSGGWSPSSIKPVGGSDKILDELYGVVTVDADAEGNALVVSYGKTTLHLHRVKGTEILPVTRISRGLDHHFLSVHAMDIDGDGSKEILVTDLVNETVASFVLKKKGDAYQEVAGGIRYYLAVLPDWMGKPALVGQYQGIDTPFQGKIVTLRWDGKGFAEGEKLPQDTNILPLASGLPGLSSARFGKEWRLIYTDADSYLRVLDAGGKSQYRSPGRYGATLDSFEWGPYVQIEGKRKGYLVRNAVRVAAGGGEAPLVLIPEVKLGVMNSVSSTRLVLLQWDRGEFQERAGSQSSSNHLTGADFLSPGGFGKGGMIVASEIDQSGSAFRDKASRLVLFQAE, from the coding sequence TTGGCGCGCGCGGTTCTTGCCGCCATCCTTCTCGTCTCCTCCGTTCTGGCCTCCCCCGTCCCGGCGTCCGCGGCCGGGTACCCTCGCCGCATCGCCATCGCCCCGTTCGCGTCCCTGACGAAGGAGGATATCGGGGGGACGGTGGCCGTCCTGCCGCGCCTGCTGGCCTCCCGCCTGATGGCGCTGGCCGGCGCCGACGTCCTGCTGCTTCCCGCCGGGGGGAAATCCCCCGAAGAGGCGGCCCGGGAGGCGAAGTACCCCCTCCTGCTCCAGGGGACGGTCTCCAAGCTCGGGAAAGGGTACAGCATCGACGCCGCGGCGACCGACCTGTCCACCGGCAGGAGCGCCGGAGCGTTCTTCACGGCGGCGGCGACCGAAGACGACATCATCGCGCAGCTGGGCGTGCTCTCCGGCGAGATCGCCGAAAAGCTCTTCGACGTCCAGGGGGCGGTCCGGGCCGTCTCCCCGGCTCCGCCCCCCGCGGCCCCGGCGCCGACGCTGCCCGTCCCGCTTGCGGTCGGCGCGGCTCCGTCGGCTCCTTCGCCGCAGGCGGCCCCGGCCGCCGCCGCATCTCCCCCCGCCCCGGTCCCGACCACGCTGTCCGGCGGGTGGAGCCCGTCTTCCATAAAGCCCGTGGGAGGGTCCGACAAGATCCTCGACGAGTTGTACGGCGTCGTCACGGTGGACGCGGACGCCGAGGGGAACGCCCTGGTGGTTTCCTACGGAAAGACGACCCTTCACCTGCACCGGGTGAAGGGAACGGAAATCCTCCCGGTGACGCGCATCAGCAGGGGCCTCGACCACCATTTCCTGAGCGTCCACGCGATGGACATCGACGGGGACGGGTCGAAGGAGATCCTCGTCACCGATCTCGTGAACGAGACGGTGGCGTCGTTCGTCCTGAAGAAGAAGGGGGACGCGTACCAGGAAGTGGCGGGGGGGATCCGGTACTACCTCGCCGTGCTCCCGGACTGGATGGGGAAGCCGGCGCTGGTCGGTCAGTATCAGGGGATCGACACCCCGTTCCAGGGGAAGATCGTGACCCTCCGGTGGGACGGGAAGGGGTTCGCCGAAGGGGAGAAACTTCCCCAGGACACGAACATCCTCCCGCTGGCGTCGGGCCTTCCGGGCCTCTCGTCGGCCCGGTTCGGGAAGGAGTGGCGGCTGATCTACACGGACGCGGATTCGTACCTCCGGGTCCTGGACGCCGGGGGGAAAAGCCAGTACAGATCGCCCGGTCGGTACGGGGCGACCCTCGATTCCTTCGAGTGGGGCCCCTACGTCCAGATCGAGGGCAAAAGGAAGGGATACCTGGTGCGGAACGCGGTGCGCGTTGCCGCCGGCGGGGGGGAGGCCCCCCTGGTCCTGATCCCGGAAGTCAAGCTGGGGGTGATGAACTCGGTGTCATCGACGCGCCTGGTCCTCCTCCAATGGGACCGGGGCGAATTTCAGGAGAGGGCGGGTTCCCAAAGCAGCAGCAACCACCTTACGGGGGCCGATTTCCTCTCCCCGGGCGGTTTCGGAAAAGGGGGGATGATCGTGGCCTCGGAGATCGACCAATCCGGGTCGGCATTCCGGGACAAAGCCAGCCGGTTGGTTCTATTCCAGGCGGAGTAG
- the ffh gene encoding signal recognition particle protein has protein sequence MFENLSDTFQGVLKKLRGHGRISEGNVEGALNEVRLALLEADVNYKVVKEFVAAVKEKALGAEVLASLSPDQHFIKIVHEEMTRMMGAQAQELDLARKPPVAVMLVGLQGSGKTTTCGKLALYLQKRKRTPFLVPADVYRPAAIEQLKVLGRQLEIPVFDSRPDADPVAICREALKYAELNGYDTVLLDTAGRLHVDAPLMEELSRIKTAVGPGEILLVADAMTGQDAVNVAKAFHEKLTLTGVVLTKADGDARGGAALSIRAVTGAPVKFVGTGEKLDALEPFHPERMASRILGMGDLLTFVEKAQDQVDEKQAKELERKLRKNEFTLEDFRDQLLRLKKMGSMEEILGMIPGLGAKAKELKGMAPDETELKRVVAIIDSMTAQERRNARILNGSRRKRIAAGSGTTVQDVNRLMKNFQQAEAMIQRMTKGGMRGMGRNLPFSR, from the coding sequence GTGTTCGAGAACCTGTCCGATACGTTCCAGGGCGTCCTGAAAAAGCTGCGCGGGCACGGGCGCATCTCCGAGGGGAACGTCGAGGGGGCGCTGAACGAGGTCCGGCTGGCGCTGCTGGAAGCCGACGTCAACTACAAGGTCGTGAAGGAGTTCGTCGCGGCGGTCAAGGAGAAGGCGCTGGGGGCCGAGGTGCTCGCCTCCCTGTCCCCCGACCAGCACTTCATCAAGATCGTCCACGAAGAGATGACCCGGATGATGGGGGCGCAGGCGCAGGAGCTGGACCTCGCCCGGAAGCCGCCCGTCGCGGTGATGCTCGTGGGGCTGCAGGGGTCGGGGAAGACGACCACGTGCGGCAAGCTCGCCCTGTACCTCCAGAAGAGGAAGCGGACCCCGTTCCTGGTCCCCGCCGACGTCTACCGCCCGGCCGCCATCGAGCAGCTGAAGGTCCTCGGGCGGCAGCTCGAGATCCCGGTGTTCGACTCCCGGCCCGACGCCGACCCGGTGGCGATCTGCCGGGAGGCGTTGAAGTACGCCGAGCTGAACGGCTACGACACGGTCCTCCTCGACACGGCGGGGCGCCTTCACGTCGACGCGCCGCTGATGGAGGAGCTCTCCCGGATCAAGACGGCGGTCGGCCCGGGGGAGATCCTCCTGGTGGCCGACGCGATGACCGGCCAGGACGCCGTGAACGTGGCGAAGGCGTTCCACGAAAAGCTGACGCTCACCGGCGTGGTGCTGACGAAGGCCGACGGCGACGCCCGCGGCGGGGCGGCCCTCTCGATCCGCGCGGTGACCGGGGCCCCGGTGAAGTTCGTCGGGACGGGGGAGAAGCTCGACGCCCTCGAGCCGTTCCACCCCGAGCGGATGGCCTCCCGCATCCTGGGGATGGGCGACCTCCTCACCTTCGTCGAGAAGGCGCAGGACCAGGTCGACGAGAAGCAGGCGAAGGAGCTCGAGCGGAAGCTCCGGAAGAACGAGTTCACGCTCGAGGATTTCCGCGACCAGCTGCTGCGGCTCAAGAAGATGGGGTCGATGGAAGAGATCCTCGGGATGATCCCCGGCCTCGGCGCGAAGGCGAAGGAGCTGAAGGGGATGGCGCCCGACGAGACGGAATTGAAGCGGGTCGTCGCCATCATCGACTCGATGACGGCCCAGGAGCGGCGAAACGCGCGGATCCTCAACGGCAGCCGCCGGAAGCGGATCGCCGCGGGGAGCGGAACGACCGTGCAGGACGTGAACCGCCTGATGAAGAATTTCCAGCAGGCGGAGGCGATGATCCAGCGGATGACGAAGGGCGGGATGCGCGGCATGGGGAGGAACCTCCCCTTTTCCCGGTAG
- the rpsP gene encoding 30S ribosomal protein S16, giving the protein MAVKIRLARTGRKKMAFYRVVVADSKMPRDGRCIAYVGTYAPRENPAKIVIDEAVTLKWLSEGALPTETVKSLLKKSGAWKKFQESKAGKPATATPTVGETGGTA; this is encoded by the coding sequence ATGGCGGTGAAGATTCGTTTGGCGCGGACGGGGCGCAAGAAGATGGCCTTCTACCGCGTGGTGGTGGCGGACTCGAAGATGCCGCGCGACGGGCGCTGCATCGCGTACGTCGGGACGTACGCTCCCCGGGAGAACCCGGCGAAGATCGTGATCGACGAGGCGGTGACCCTCAAATGGCTTTCGGAGGGCGCGCTGCCGACCGAAACGGTCAAGAGCCTTCTGAAAAAGTCCGGCGCCTGGAAAAAGTTCCAGGAGTCCAAGGCGGGCAAACCCGCCACGGCTACCCCCACAGTAGGAGAAACGGGGGGCACAGCCTAA
- the rimM gene encoding ribosome maturation factor RimM (Essential for efficient processing of 16S rRNA), with translation MKFLDIGRVVGLHGVRGKVKVAAFSGDPSGVLAAKALRLTGGRGTTPGAVGTYEVVTAQRAGGCAVFSLRGIDTVGAAEPLVKAVVSVRHDALPSLPEDEFYWIDAVGCLVVDEAGATLGEVVAVEPGAAYDYLVVRRPGGEDAYLPVVEAFLRKVDTAARRVVASPPEGW, from the coding sequence ATGAAGTTCCTCGACATCGGCCGCGTCGTCGGCCTCCACGGCGTTCGCGGCAAGGTCAAGGTGGCGGCGTTCTCGGGGGATCCTTCGGGGGTCCTCGCCGCCAAGGCGTTGCGGCTCACCGGGGGCCGCGGGACGACGCCCGGGGCGGTCGGAACCTACGAGGTGGTGACGGCGCAGCGCGCGGGCGGCTGCGCCGTTTTCTCGTTGAGGGGGATCGACACCGTCGGGGCGGCGGAACCGTTGGTGAAGGCGGTCGTCTCCGTGCGGCACGACGCGCTCCCCTCCCTCCCCGAAGACGAGTTCTACTGGATCGACGCGGTCGGCTGCCTCGTGGTGGACGAGGCGGGAGCGACGTTGGGCGAGGTGGTGGCGGTGGAGCCGGGGGCGGCCTACGACTACCTGGTCGTCCGGCGGCCGGGGGGGGAGGACGCGTACCTCCCCGTGGTGGAGGCCTTCCTTCGCAAGGTCGACACGGCGGCGCGGCGGGTGGTCGCCTCTCCGCCCGAGGGGTGGTGA
- the trmD gene encoding tRNA (guanosine(37)-N1)-methyltransferase TrmD, whose amino-acid sequence MRIDVLTLFPGIFPGPLSHSILGRAGEAGHLAIEVHDLRPYAEGKHRVTDEPPFGGGGGMVMKPEPIFAGVEALRAAHGPGRVVLLSPAGSLLTPETAARLAKEEHLILLCGRYEGVDQRVADHLADEELSIGDYVLSGGELPALVLIDAVARFLPGVLGDPAAPHNDSFSHGILEAPHYTRPRDFRGWAVPDVLLSGDHAAVAAWRKAEGERRTARNRPDLLKKKLTDP is encoded by the coding sequence GTGCGGATCGACGTCCTGACGCTTTTCCCCGGGATCTTTCCGGGGCCGCTTTCCCACAGCATCCTCGGGCGGGCGGGGGAGGCGGGGCACCTCGCGATCGAGGTGCACGACCTGCGTCCCTACGCGGAGGGGAAGCACCGGGTGACCGACGAGCCCCCCTTCGGCGGCGGCGGCGGGATGGTGATGAAGCCCGAGCCGATCTTCGCCGGTGTCGAGGCGCTCCGCGCGGCCCACGGGCCGGGGAGGGTCGTCCTCCTCTCCCCCGCGGGCTCCCTCCTGACGCCGGAGACCGCCGCCCGGCTGGCGAAGGAGGAGCACCTGATCCTCCTCTGCGGACGGTACGAAGGGGTGGACCAGCGGGTGGCGGACCACCTGGCCGACGAAGAGCTCTCCATCGGGGATTACGTCCTCTCCGGCGGGGAACTGCCGGCGCTGGTGCTGATCGACGCCGTGGCCCGGTTCCTGCCGGGGGTGCTGGGGGACCCGGCGGCGCCGCACAACGACTCGTTTTCGCACGGGATCCTGGAAGCGCCCCACTACACGCGGCCGCGCGACTTCCGGGGCTGGGCCGTCCCCGACGTTCTCCTGTCGGGGGACCACGCGGCCGTCGCGGCGTGGCGCAAGGCGGAAGGGGAGCGCCGGACGGCGCGGAACCGCCCGGACCTGCTGAAGAAAAAATTGACAGACCCGTAG
- the rplS gene encoding 50S ribosomal protein L19 — MNLLKDIESRQQRKDLPKFNVGDTVRVFSRIKEGEKERVQYFEGIVIGFHRNAVSTTFKVRKESYGVGVERTYPIHSPLLEKIEVKKKGDVRRAKLFYLREVSGKKARIREKKDWLSKKGIVVPSEGVAEGPAVSAGAPPAPAEKTKE, encoded by the coding sequence ATGAATCTCCTCAAGGATATCGAATCCCGGCAGCAGCGCAAGGATCTCCCGAAATTCAACGTGGGGGACACCGTCCGGGTCTTCTCGCGGATCAAGGAAGGCGAGAAGGAGCGCGTCCAGTATTTCGAGGGGATCGTGATCGGCTTCCACCGGAACGCCGTCTCCACCACCTTCAAGGTCCGCAAGGAGTCGTACGGCGTCGGCGTGGAGCGCACCTACCCGATCCACTCGCCCCTCCTCGAAAAGATCGAGGTGAAGAAGAAGGGCGACGTCCGCCGCGCGAAGCTCTTCTACCTGCGCGAAGTGTCCGGGAAGAAGGCGCGCATCCGCGAGAAGAAAGACTGGCTTTCGAAGAAGGGGATCGTCGTCCCCTCCGAAGGGGTCGCAGAAGGCCCGGCCGTTTCCGCGGGTGCGCCGCCCGCCCCCGCGGAGAAGACCAAGGAGTAG
- a CDS encoding ribonuclease HII translates to MRRPPPRRRPRSSAVPFEGFEANVRGRGYSAPAGVDEAGRGPLAGPVVAAAVIFPPGYSHPGIRDSKKLSPIQRERLYPVITADAVAFGVALATPEEIDAMNILRASLLAMRRAVDALLPPADFLFVDGNRPVACDVPQETVVGGDDRCVSIAAASILAKVSRDRMMAEYDLLYPGYGLSGHKGYPTREHLAAIRRLGPSPIHRRTFRGVVV, encoded by the coding sequence GTGCGCCGCCCGCCCCCGCGGAGAAGACCAAGGAGTAGCGCCGTACCGTTCGAAGGCTTCGAGGCGAACGTCCGCGGCCGGGGGTATTCGGCCCCGGCGGGCGTCGACGAGGCCGGCAGGGGGCCCCTCGCCGGGCCGGTGGTCGCCGCCGCCGTCATCTTCCCCCCGGGGTATTCCCACCCCGGGATCCGCGACTCCAAGAAGCTTTCCCCCATCCAGCGCGAACGCCTCTACCCCGTGATCACGGCCGACGCCGTGGCGTTCGGGGTCGCCCTCGCCACTCCGGAAGAGATCGACGCGATGAACATCCTGCGCGCCTCCCTGCTCGCCATGCGGCGGGCCGTGGATGCGCTTCTCCCCCCTGCCGACTTCCTCTTCGTCGACGGGAACCGGCCGGTTGCGTGCGACGTGCCCCAGGAAACGGTCGTCGGCGGGGACGACCGGTGCGTCTCGATCGCGGCCGCGTCGATCCTCGCGAAGGTGTCGCGGGACCGGATGATGGCGGAGTACGACCTCCTCTATCCGGGGTACGGCCTCTCCGGGCACAAGGGGTATCCGACGCGGGAGCACCTCGCGGCGATCCGCCGGCTGGGACCGTCCCCCATCCACCGCAGGACATTCCGCGGAGTCGTCGTTTGA